The genomic DNA TGGCCGAGGCCGACCCCGCCGAGATCGACACGACCCTGCTGATCGTGCCGCATGCGCTGGCGGAGTTTCTCGACTACAACGATTTCCTCTACTTCGCCGAGCGTTTGCTCAAGAGCCTGCGCCTGGCGGGCGTCCTGCAGATTGCGAGCTTCCATCCGCACTACGAGTTCGGCGGCAGCGAGTCGGACGACATCGAGAACTACACCAACCGCGCGCCTTACCCCATCCTGCACCTGCTGCGCGAAGACAGCATCGCACGGGCCGTGGCGGCCTTTCCCGATGCGTCGGACATCTACGAGCGCAACCAGGAAACCATGCGCCGCCTCGGCCATGACGGCTGGCGCAGGCTGATGACCGAGGCCGGCGGGCAATAAATCTGGCAATAGGCCGGGTAATAGGCTGGGTAATAGGCCGGGCAATAAAAAACGCGCCGCATCGGCGGCGCGTGGAGGCGGGCTCGGGAACGCCTCAGCCGGCAGCCGCGGCTGCCGGCTCGCCAGCATGGTCCTGCGTATAGAAGCGCGTTTCCATCTCTTCCAGTCCCAGCGTGCGCAGCACTTCACCCAGCCGCTCGGCCGGGCGGCGGCGCGGCAGGTCCTTGTACTGCGCGATGATCAGTTCGTTCTTCATCGAGTGCTCCCAGCCCACCAGTTCGGTCACGCTGACCTGGTAGCCGTGGGCCTCCAGTTGCAGGCAGCGCAGCACGTTGGTCACCTGGCTGCCGAACTCGCGGGTATGCAGCGGATGGCGCCAGATCTCGGTCAGCGGATTGCCGGCCAGCAGCTGGCCCTTGTGCTTGCGCAGCACGCCGGCCACCTCGGCCTGGCAGCATGGCACCACCACGATGTACTTGGCGCGTTTTTCCAGCGCGAAGCGGATCGCATCGTCCGTGGCCGTGTTGCAGGCGTGCAGTGCGGTGACGATGTCGATGGTGGGCGGCAGTTGATCCGACGTGATGGAGTCCGCCACCGACAGGTTCAGGAACGACATGCCCTTGAAATCCAGCCGGCTGGCTAGCTCCTGCGAGCTGCGCACCAGTTCCTCGCGCGTCTCGATGCCGTAGATGTGCGACTGGTCGAGCCGCTCCTTGAAGAACAGGTCGTACAGGATGAAGCCGAGGTAGGACTTGCCGGCGCCGTGGTCGACCAGCGTCACGTCGGGGTGATCCTGCTTGAGATCCTGCAGCAGCGGCTCGATGAACTGGAACAGGTGGTAGACCTGCTTGAGCTTGCGGCGGCTGTCCTGGTTCATCTTGCCGTCGCGCGTGAGGATATGCAGCGCCTTGAGCAGCTCGATGGACTGGCCGGGACGGATTTCGTGGGGGCTGGACGCCGGTGCGGCGGGCGTCTTGGACGCCGGGGACTTCTGGGCCATCTGGGATGTCTGGAACCTGGGGAAAAGCGGTGAGGCGTGCGCCAAAGCCGGACGACGCTGCGCCGGTACAGCGGCAGTTTACCGAAAGTCGCGCTTGCTCGGGCGAGTGGCGCAACCGGCGCACGCTGGCGCAGTCTTGCCAGGCCGCCTAAAGCAAGCAGTAATCCACCGGTTCGAGCGGCGGCGGTAGCTCGGTTTCGCCCATCGCTTCCTTCATGCCGATCTCGATCGTGCGGCAGAGCGCATCGAGCGGCAGGTCGTTGGCGCGGGTGCCGAACGGCTCTTCCAGTTCATCGCCCAGCGCATCCAGGCCGAAGAAGGTGTACGCCACGATGGCCACCACGACGGGCGTGACGAAGCCGATGGTATCCACCAGCCCGAACGGCAGCAAGAAGCAATACAGGTAGGCGGTACGGTGCAGCAGCAGCGTGTACGAGAAAGGGATGGGCGTGCTGTGGATGCGGTCGCACGCCACCGCCGTGGCCACCATGGCCGACAAGGTGCCGTCGATGCCGGCGGCGAGGCAGGGCTCCACGCGGTGCTGCCGCACGCACTGGCCCAGGTCCTCGCCCATGCGCATCATCAGCAAGGCGGGCGCATTGGTGCTGCGCTGCAGCTCGGCAAGCTCCGCCGGGCGCAGCCAGGCGGGGTCCAGGCCGGTGGCGGCGCTGGTGCCGCGCAAACGGTTGCGCAGCGCGTAAGCATAGGCAATCGTGCGGGAAATCATGCGCACGCGCGCGTCGTTGAGGCCCGCCGGCTTATGGCCGGCGCTGTCGGGCACGTTGTCTGCGATCAGGCTGAGGCATTGGCGTGCCAGGTTCTGGCTGCGCACCACCAGCTCGCCCCACAGCTTGCGGCCTTCCCAGAAGCGGTCGTAGGCGGCGGTATTGCGAAAGCCCAGGAAGATGGCCAGCGGCAGGCCGATCAGCGTGAAGGGGATGGCCGTGAGCGTGACCTTGTGCTGGAAGAACGCGCCGTGGCTGATGGTGACGGCAACCGCTACCAGGAAATTCACCAGCAGCACGCGCCAGATGCGTGACAGGATCGAGCCTCGCAGGACCAGGAACAGCCTCGGTCCCGATGGGCGGTCTCGCACAATCATCTGTGATCCCCTGGTGTTGCGGCGCGGCGTTCCGTCAATGGGCAGAAGTGTACATTTTTCGCCCGGGGTTTGCCCTGAGGGCGAGTTGGGGGCGGGCGCGGTGGCTCAAGTTTTCCGCGAACTGGCCGATGGTGTTGTGTGCGTCAGAAGGGACTGAGATCCAGCGTCGCATCAATGACATCCCCGGCTTCAAGGGCCTGCCTGGCAGGCCACGGGCACTGGGCGGCCGCGCCATTGCGCCGCGGCGGCGCAGCACCGCCGAGGCCGGGATTGCGGACGACCCGAGGACGGGGCGGAGACGTCCGGACACGATCCATCAAGGGAACAACCGAATGGAAGACCGGGGACAAGACACAGCGGCCGGCGGTTTGCAGGTCAGTCTGGATGACAGCGCCAGGCAGCTGCGCGCGGCATATGCCGTCACGCCGGGCCGGATGGCACCGGACCGCGCCGCGCTGCAAGAGGCGCTGGCCGGCGGCGGCTGGGCAGACGCGAAACTGGACACCGCCGCGATCGGCACCTTTCTCGCGCAATGCCAGCGCGCCACCGCGGGGGCATCCGTGGAGGCGCTGATCGGCGAGCTGACGGACGGCTATTTCGATCTCAGCGTCAGCAGCGACAACCTGAGCGTGCGGCTCAACCTGCTGCCGCCGCAGGGCGGGCGCGAGGTGACGCGGGACGAAATCCGTGCCGCGCTGGCCGAGCGCGGCGTCAAAGCCGAGCCGGACAGTGCGGCCCTGCGCGGCGCGGTCGAGGCGGGCTATTGCGACGGGCTGGAGATTGTCACCGGACGCGCGCCGTTGCCCGGCACGCCCGCGCGCTTCGAGAGCCTGCTGGCTCCCCCAAGCCGCTGGTGGCCGAGGACGAAAGCGGCCGCATCGACCTGCGCGACCTGGGCACGCTGTTGCTGGTGAATCCCGGCACGCCGCTGATGCGGCGCATCCCGGCCCGCCAGGGCAGCGACGGCGTCGATGTCTTCGGCAAGGTTGTGCCCGCCGTGCCGGCCGCCGATCCGCCGTTCGCGGACGGCCTGACCGGCGTGGCGCCCGATCCCGCCGATCCCGAGGTGCTGGTGGCCACGATCTCAGGCTCGCCGGCCTTGCTGGCGCAGGGCGCATCGGTGAGCCCGGTGGTCGATGTGGCAGCGGTGGACATGCACTCCGGCAACATCACCTTCGACGGCACGCTGCGCGTCAACGGCGATATCAAGACCGGCATGACCGTGCGCGTGACCGGCGATGTCATCGTCAGCGGCACCATCGAGGCCGCCCATGTGGAGGCGGGCGGCAATGTGGTGGTAAAGGGCGGCATCATCGGCAAGGCCGAGGGCACGCATCAGGCCGCGCAGCAGGGCGCCGACAGCGCCGTCGCGCTGGCGCGGGTGACCTGCAAGGGTTCTGTGCATGCGCGCTTCATCGAAAGCGCGGTGGTCGAGGCCGGCACCGAGGTCAAGGTGGAAAGCGGTATCCGCCAGAGCGACGTCGCCGCCGGGCGCAGCATCGTTGCCGGCAGCCCCAAGGGTGGCCAGGGCAACATCACCGGCGGGCGCTGTCGTGCGCAACTGGCCGTGCGCACCGCCACGCTTGGCGCCTCCGCAGGCACCGCCACCACCGTGCAGGTGGGCACCAATCCCTATGCCGAGACCGAGAAGGCCGAGGTAGAGGCCCAGCGCCGCCAGCTCGAGACCGAGCAGGCCAAGGTGCAGCAGCTGGTCAGCTTCTTCGCCAAGAATCCCGAGAAAGCCGTCGGCGACCTGCGCGAGAAGGCGCGCGCCACGCTGTTCAAGCTCACCCGCGACTCGATTGCGCTCGACGCCAGGCTGGCCAAGCTTGCCGAGCAGCTACGGCCGTCTCCCGAGGCGGTGATCGAGGTGAGCCGGCGCATCCACGGCGGGTGCAGCCTGCATATCGGGCCAAAGTCGATGAAGATCATGGAGGACAAGCCGGGCGGCCATATCCGGCTGGTGGAGGACCGCATCGCGCTGGTCTGAGCCGCGTTTCCCTCCATCGCACACCGGTCGCCGCGCTTCTAGCGCGGCGTTTTGCATGTGCGCCCGGCAGGGCGAACTTCAGGCTGCTGGCAAAGGTGCAAACCAGCGAAAGGGATAACCCAACGACTCGGTTTAGCCGTGTGACTCGCCCCCAGGCGGGGAACACCCCAACGCGATGCGAAGCGAGCCGTTAAGGTTTGAATCTCCCGTTATGCGGCGAGGAGTCTTTCGCCGCATCCGGGTCGCCTTCTTTGCCTACTTTCTTGGCGAGACAAGAAAGTAGGTCGCCTCCCCGTAGGGGAGGTGAAACTGCAGTTGCTCTTGACGTTAAGCAGTTGATTTTGTAGTTAAGCAGCGCGGATGGTGAACAAGTAGGCGTTCGAAGGCCAACGCCACATCCAACGCCCGCCCTCTCCCCCGCCCCACTCGACACGCTTGCTCTCCCGCGTGCAGGAGACGGGAGCGCGACAATGTAGATCAACCTTCGTCAGCAAGCTGACGTGCATCCAGAACAAGATGCGGAACATGTTACGTGACGCGTAACACCCCGCGCCGCCGCCCAGGCCGTGGTGCCGGTTGCCCCGCGCCAGCAACAATCCCTTGCCAGGCAAGGCCGGGCGGCCTGTCCCGCGCGGTACGGCAGACCGGCCTGGCGGCTGGCACGTGCCTTGCGAAGTAGCCTGCCAGGCGCTCTCGCCGGCGCCGTTCCAGGAAAACAAAGGAGGAATCATGGACGTGGCACTCACCAGCCGGGCAGGCGTCGACAGCATTATCCCGCGCGGGCTCTCGTCGGGCTTGCCTGCGGCCATGTCGCCAAGGCCGCTAGCCCGGCTGCCGCACGCGGGCCGCGGCCCGGCACGGCTCAAGGCGGTGGTGATCGACGAATGCGCGCTGCTGCGCCTCGGCCTGACCCGCATGCTGGAGAGCATGCCAGGCGTGGAACAGGTGGATGGCGCGGATCCCGACGATCTCTCGATGCACGGAACGACGATCCGGGAGGCCGGCTTGCTGGTGTTTGGCATGCCGCAGGACGTGACCAGCGGCTGGCGCCTGCTGCGCAAGCTGCGCGGCATGCTGCCCGCCCAGCGGGTGCTGCTGCTGTCGGACAATATGTGGCTGCACATGCCGCCGCCGGAGATGGGCTACGGCATCTGCTGCTGCCTGCCCAAGACCGCCGCCCTGGTGACCCTGGAAGCCGCTATCAGCAGCATGCTCGAGGCCGAGGTGCTGGCCGCCTGAGCCGCGCTTCAATCCACCCCGGCCGCATCTGCCACGCCGGCGATCCTCTCGCGCAGCCAGAGGATCGCCGGATCGGCGTGGTTGCGCGGGTGCCATGCCGCGAACAGGGAAAACCCGTTCGCCTCGAAGGGCAGCGCAAAGGCGTCCAGCCGGTCGCCGTAGCGTTGCGCCAGCCGGCAGGGCAACGTGGCCACGTAGTGGCTGTGGCTGAGCAGTTCGGGCACCAGGGTAAAGGTCTGCAGCGATAGCACCACCTTGCGCCGCCGCCCCAGCGCCTCCAGTTGCTCATCCATGTAGCCGTGGAAGCTGCCGCCGCTGGTCGACACCAGCACGTGATCCAGTGCGCAATACGCATCCAGGTCCAGCGGGCGCATGCCGCGCGGATGGTGCTTGCGCTGGACCATCACGAAGCGCTCGTCGAGCAGCTTCCTCGCCTTCATCGACGGCGCCACCATCCGCTCGGAGCCGATCAGCAGGTCCACCTCGCCAAGCTCCAGCCTGGCGCCGATGGTGGCGGGATCCGCCGCCACGAACGCCATCTGCACACCCTGGCCCGCCATCCCCGACAAGGTCTCCATCAGCCGTAGCCCGAGCACGGCGATGGCATTGTCGCTGGCCGCCACCACGAAGCGCCGCGTATCCGTCAGCGGGTCGAACGCCGCGCGGTGGCGCACCACGGATTCCAGGTTCTTCAGGGCCGCATGCAGCGGCTCGGACAGCGCGATGGCCAGCGCCGTCGGCGTCATGCCGCGGCCCGTTTCCGTGGGGATGAGCAACGGGTCGCCAAAGACATGCCGCAGGCGCGCCAGCTGGGTGGAAACCGCGGGCTGCGTCAGGTGCAGGCGTGCCGCGGCCCGCGTGACATTGCATTCCGCCAGGAGCGTATCCAGCGAGACCAGCAGATTGAGGTCGAATGCCTCTGAGATCAATCATGTTGATAGGTCGGATATCAGTAATTGATTTCAAAGATAGGTCGGCGGTGCCTAGAGTGCAATCGTGCGCGCGCATCGGCGTGCCATCGCATCGGAGGACAACGACATGGACAAGGACATGAATTTGAAGCCGGACCCGAACCCAGCCCTGAACCAGATCAACATGAAGGCCTGGATGCTCGACCAGCTCGGACAAGCCCTGGCACTCCGGGATGTGCCCGCGCCGCAGCCGCGCGCGGGCGCGGTGGTGGTGCGGATGGAGGCGGTGCCGCTCTTGAGCTACACCCGTGCGTACCTGCAAGGCGCGCTGCCCTACGCGTACCCGCCGGGGCCCTTTAGCCCCGGCACCAATGGCATCGGCCGTATCGCCGCAGTGGGCGAGGGCGTGCAATCGCTGCAGGTTGGCCAGCGGGTCGCCGTGAATCCGCTCTGGCGCAGCAGCGAAGCCGGGCCGGAGCCCGAGCAGATCCTGATCGGCCTGACCGGCATCAGCGCTGGCAGCGCCGCCATGCTCGCTGCTTTCCCCCACGGTACGCTGCGTGAATTGGCCGAGATGCCGGCCTCGACCCTGATCCCGCTGCACGGGCTGGAGCACCTGAGCGCCGCGCGGCTGGCGACGCTGGCCAAGTTCATCGTGCCCTTCGGCGGCTTGCGCCGCGGCAGGCTGCAAGCGGGGGAGACGGTGGCCATCAATGGCGCTAGCGGGTACTTCGGCAGCGCGGCGGTGATGGCGGCGCTCGCCATG from Cupriavidus sp. D39 includes the following:
- a CDS encoding DUF1415 domain-containing protein, producing the protein MPTASPSTQSVIDATQQWLERAVIGLNLCPFAKAVHVKQQIRYAVSDATDTEGVLTDLETELRMLAEADPAEIDTTLLIVPHALAEFLDYNDFLYFAERLLKSLRLAGVLQIASFHPHYEFGGSESDDIENYTNRAPYPILHLLREDSIARAVAAFPDASDIYERNQETMRRLGHDGWRRLMTEAGGQ
- a CDS encoding class I SAM-dependent methyltransferase, coding for MAQKSPASKTPAAPASSPHEIRPGQSIELLKALHILTRDGKMNQDSRRKLKQVYHLFQFIEPLLQDLKQDHPDVTLVDHGAGKSYLGFILYDLFFKERLDQSHIYGIETREELVRSSQELASRLDFKGMSFLNLSVADSITSDQLPPTIDIVTALHACNTATDDAIRFALEKRAKYIVVVPCCQAEVAGVLRKHKGQLLAGNPLTEIWRHPLHTREFGSQVTNVLRCLQLEAHGYQVSVTELVGWEHSMKNELIIAQYKDLPRRRPAERLGEVLRTLGLEEMETRFYTQDHAGEPAAAAAG
- a CDS encoding flagellar assembly protein A, producing the protein MEDRGQDTAAGGLQVSLDDSARQLRAAYAVTPGRMAPDRAALQEALAGGGWADAKLDTAAIGTFLAQCQRATAGASVEALIGELTDGYFDLSVSSDNLSVRLNLLPPQGGREVTRDEIRAALAERGVKAEPDSAALRGAVEAGYCDGLEIVTGRAPLPGTPARFESLLAPPSRWWPRTKAAASTCATWARCCW
- a CDS encoding FapA family protein, which encodes MAEDESGRIDLRDLGTLLLVNPGTPLMRRIPARQGSDGVDVFGKVVPAVPAADPPFADGLTGVAPDPADPEVLVATISGSPALLAQGASVSPVVDVAAVDMHSGNITFDGTLRVNGDIKTGMTVRVTGDVIVSGTIEAAHVEAGGNVVVKGGIIGKAEGTHQAAQQGADSAVALARVTCKGSVHARFIESAVVEAGTEVKVESGIRQSDVAAGRSIVAGSPKGGQGNITGGRCRAQLAVRTATLGASAGTATTVQVGTNPYAETEKAEVEAQRRQLETEQAKVQQLVSFFAKNPEKAVGDLREKARATLFKLTRDSIALDARLAKLAEQLRPSPEAVIEVSRRIHGGCSLHIGPKSMKIMEDKPGGHIRLVEDRIALV
- a CDS encoding DNA-binding response regulator; its protein translation is MDVALTSRAGVDSIIPRGLSSGLPAAMSPRPLARLPHAGRGPARLKAVVIDECALLRLGLTRMLESMPGVEQVDGADPDDLSMHGTTIREAGLLVFGMPQDVTSGWRLLRKLRGMLPAQRVLLLSDNMWLHMPPPEMGYGICCCLPKTAALVTLEAAISSMLEAEVLAA
- a CDS encoding LysR family transcriptional regulator, with amino-acid sequence MISEAFDLNLLVSLDTLLAECNVTRAAARLHLTQPAVSTQLARLRHVFGDPLLIPTETGRGMTPTALAIALSEPLHAALKNLESVVRHRAAFDPLTDTRRFVVAASDNAIAVLGLRLMETLSGMAGQGVQMAFVAADPATIGARLELGEVDLLIGSERMVAPSMKARKLLDERFVMVQRKHHPRGMRPLDLDAYCALDHVLVSTSGGSFHGYMDEQLEALGRRRKVVLSLQTFTLVPELLSHSHYVATLPCRLAQRYGDRLDAFALPFEANGFSLFAAWHPRNHADPAILWLRERIAGVADAAGVD
- a CDS encoding zinc-binding dehydrogenase, which produces MKAWMLDQLGQALALRDVPAPQPRAGAVVVRMEAVPLLSYTRAYLQGALPYAYPPGPFSPGTNGIGRIAAVGEGVQSLQVGQRVAVNPLWRSSEAGPEPEQILIGLTGISAGSAAMLAAFPHGTLRELAEMPASTLIPLHGLEHLSAARLATLAKFIVPFGGLRRGRLQAGETVAINGASGYFGSAAVMAALAMGAARVIALGRRAAPLERLAALGSGRVVPVILHGDADADVRAIRAAAGGRVDLAFDMVGQASDASATLAALKSLRRGGRLVLMGSMQVPLPIPYGEMLRNNWELIGHFMYESADYLALVALAASGQLALDAVQVETFAFSELESAIDAAGRMDGLACTVALLGGREVTWEAAAMPPKA